CGTTCTTGCAATAGGTAAGGCAAAAGTAGCTCCCTGATCAATCCATCTGGTAGGAATCTGTGTATTTCTGGTAACCCCTACTTTCACATCTCCGGTATAGGAAAGATATACGGTGTGCGGCTGAAGCTGTATTTCTTTTTCTACTTCCAGATCCCGCTCGGCAACTCCCAGATGCGCTGTAGAAAGCTCAGGGCGGATAATGGTATCACTGGCATACGGGCTTTCAAAAAAACAGTTCTTGCAGAATCCCATTCTGTAGATTGGTTTATTTTCACCACAGTTTACACATTGAAATCCAACATGCTTTATGCTTAGCTCCTTTCCAAACAACTCATTCATATGAATAAGGTCTCCTGAAAGATTAAGGTAGTATTGGATTGGCTTGTCATCGTAGCTCGTCATTTTTAAAATTTGCCCTTGAAACTGCATATTGTATTTATATTACTTTTTTTAAGTAAATTTAATGATTATATTTTCAAAAAGTAAAATTTATATTTGCACTCATAAAAAATCACAGATGACTTACCTTGTAACAGGAGGCAGCGGGTTCATTGGTTCACATTTAATTGAGCAATTATTAAGAAATGGACATTCTGTCATAAACATTGACAATTTTGATAGTTTCTACAGCTATCAGGTAAAAATTAAAAATACTTTAGAGTCAATCGGTGAAATTCCGAATTTTGAATTCTCTGACAAAGAGACAGATATTCAGCACTTAATTTCCCTCACTAAGTCTGATCAATATTCTCTTTATTATCAGGATATCCGGGACCTAAAAGGACTTGAAACGATCTTTAAAAACCATTCCATTGACATGGTCATTCACCTGGCTGCCCTTGCAGGAGTACGCCCTTCTATTGAAAGGCCTTTAGAATATGAAGAAGTGAATGTGAGAGGCACCATGAATCTCTGGGAACTATGCAAAGAATTCAATATCAGAAAATTCATTTGTGCTTCCTCTTCAAGTGTTTACGGGAACAATGAAAAAATCCCCTTTGCCGAAACGGACAATGTAGACAATCCCATCTCTCCTTATGCCGCTACCAAGAAAAGCGGAGAAATACTCGGGCATGTTTATCATAACCTATACCATATAGATATGATACAGCTCAGGTTCTTTACAGTCTATGGTCCGAGACAAAGACCGGATCTTGCCATACACAAATTCACCCGCCTTATTTCAGAAGGAACGGAAATCCCTTTCTACGGCGACGGAAACACAGCCAGGGATTATACCTATATAGATGATATTATTGACGGGATCCTGAAATCAATCCTTTATCTGGAGAACCATTCCGGGGTTTATGAAATTCTCAATCTTGGTGAAAACCAAGTTGTGCCTTTATCTGAGATGGTCACTACCATAGAAAATGCCCTTGGAAAATCTGCCACGAAAAAAATTCTGCCAATGCAGCCGGGAGATGTCACAAAAACCAATGCAGATATCACAAAAGCAAAGACTTTAATAGGGTATCAACCCGCGACAGACTTCCAAAATGGCATAAAAAAATTTGTGGAATGGTTTTTGAGAAAACGACATTAAGTAAATTGCTGACATGGCTGCCATGCAGTTGGTGACAGACATTTACAAGAAAAAATTATAAAAAGAATTGAAAATCAAGTATAAAAAAGTTTATTATACAACCTATTTTTATACTTTTGCAAAAAATTAGAAAATTATGTACTGGACATTAGAATTAGCTTCATATCTAAGTGACGCACCTTGGCCAATGACAAAAGCAGAGCTTATTGACTACGCAATCAGAACTGGTGCACCTATGGAAGTAGTGGAAAACCTTCAGGCAATCGAAGATGAAGGAGAAATTTATGAATCTATTGAGGAAGTGTGGAGTGACTACCCTACCGATGAGGACTTCCTTTGGAACGAGGACGAATATTAATAAAGCGATAAGCTTTAGGCTGCGTGCTTAGAGCTTTTTTGCCCTTTTTTATATATTAATTTACACGATAAGCGTGTTATTTAAAACGCTTAAAGCATTTTGCATTAAGCATAAAGCAAAAAATTTATGAGTTTTTTAAACAAAGTTCTTAAAGGGTTTTTGGGAGACAAAAAAGCGCAGGACCTAAAAGAAGTAAAAAAAGTTGTAACAAAAATCAAAGCTGTAGAACCCAACATCCAACAATTGTCGGATGATGGTTTGAGACAAAAGACGGCTGAGTTTAAAGAGAATATAAAATCTGCAACTAGCAAGATCACAGCTCAAATAGAACAGATTAAAGAGCAGATAAAAAATTCAACCAACGTTGACGAGAAAGAAGCTCTTTTCTCAAAAATTGAGTCTCTGAAGAAAGAATCCTACGAAATCGAAGAGAAAGTTCTGGTACAAATTCTTCCTGAAGCCTTTGCATTGATCAAAGAAACGGCAAGAAGATGGGCACAGAACGGAGAAATTCGTGTAACCGCTACTGACTGGGACAGGGAGTTAGCTGCTGCAGGAAAAGATTTTGTAAGCATTCAGGGAGACCAGGCTGTTTGGAAAAACTCATGGGACGCTGCCGGAACTCCAGTAGTTTGGGATATGGTCCACTATGATGTTCAGTTTATCGGAGGAATTATTCTTCACAGCGGTAAAATTGCCGAGATGGCAACCGGTGAAGGGAAAACCCTGGTAGGAACATTACCTATTTATTTAAATTCACTTCCTGAAAGAGGGGTACACGTTGTAACCGTGAACGACTATCTTGCAAAAAGAGACTCCGCATGGATGGGTCCTCTTTATCAGTTCCACGGAATGTCTATCGACTGTATCGATAACCACCAGCCCAACTCAGACGGAAGAAGAAAAGCATACAACTCAGATATTACGTACGGAACCAACAACGAATTCGGTTTCGACTATCTGAGAGATAACATGGTGACTTCACCTTCAGAACTGGTACAAAGAGAATTGAACTTTGCCATCGTGGATGAGGTGGATTCTGTATTGGTAGATGATGCCAGAACACCATTGATCATTTCCGGTCCGGTTCCTCAGGGAGACAGACAGGAGTTCGATGTTCTGAAACCTTCTATCGACAGAATTGTTGAAGTACAGAAGAAAACGGTTTCTGCCATTTTCAATGAAGCCAAAAAATTAATCGCAGCAGGAAACACTAAGGAAGGAGGATTTAAGTTGCTTCAGGCGTACAGAGGTTTGCCAAAAAACAGACAATTAATTAAATTCTTATCGGAAAGCGGAAACAGAGCATTGCTTCAGAAAGTGGAAGCACAGTACATGCAGGACAACAACCGTGACATGCCGATTGTAGATAAAGATCTGTACTTCGTAATCGAAGAGAAAAACAACCAGGTTGATCTTACAGACAAAGGGGTTGAATACATGTCTCAGGGGAATTCTGACCCGAACTTCTTCGTACTCCCGGATATCGGAACTGAAATTGCTGAAGTGGAAGCAAAGAATTTATCTAAAGAAGATGAGTTCGAAGCTAAAGAAAGACTTTTCGCAGATTTTGCTGAGAAATCCGAGCGTGTACACACCATGAGCCAGCTATTGAAGGCCTACACATTATTTGAAAAAGATGATGAATATGTAGTTATTGACGGGGAAGTAAAAATCGTAGACGAGCAGACAGGCCGTATCATGGAGGGACGCCGTTATTCAGACGGTCTACACCAGGCGATTGAAGCTAAAGAAAATGTGAAAATTGAGGCTGCTACTCAAACTTTTGCAACCATTACACTTCAGAACTATTTCCGTATGTACAACAAGCTTGCGGGGATGACCGGTACTGCTGAAACAGAAGCAGGAGAGCTTTGGGAGATCTACAAACTGGATGTTGTGGTAATTCCTACCAACCGTCCGATCTTAAGACATGACAGACAGGATTTAGTTTACAAAACTAACCGTGAAAAATATAAC
This portion of the Chryseobacterium arthrosphaerae genome encodes:
- a CDS encoding DUF2797 domain-containing protein, translating into MQFQGQILKMTSYDDKPIQYYLNLSGDLIHMNELFGKELSIKHVGFQCVNCGENKPIYRMGFCKNCFFESPYASDTIIRPELSTAHLGVAERDLEVEKEIQLQPHTVYLSYTGDVKVGVTRNTQIPTRWIDQGATFALPIARTENRYEAGMIEVALKEHLPDKTNWRKMLQDDFEGEVDLADFRQKIKEYFPEDFQKFYSEGEELWMFDYPFEKPEKVASFTLDKKPEFTGRLTGIKGQYLGFEGGNFINVRGHEGYVIELEIK
- a CDS encoding DUF2795 domain-containing protein — encoded protein: MYWTLELASYLSDAPWPMTKAELIDYAIRTGAPMEVVENLQAIEDEGEIYESIEEVWSDYPTDEDFLWNEDEY
- the secA gene encoding preprotein translocase subunit SecA, producing the protein MSFLNKVLKGFLGDKKAQDLKEVKKVVTKIKAVEPNIQQLSDDGLRQKTAEFKENIKSATSKITAQIEQIKEQIKNSTNVDEKEALFSKIESLKKESYEIEEKVLVQILPEAFALIKETARRWAQNGEIRVTATDWDRELAAAGKDFVSIQGDQAVWKNSWDAAGTPVVWDMVHYDVQFIGGIILHSGKIAEMATGEGKTLVGTLPIYLNSLPERGVHVVTVNDYLAKRDSAWMGPLYQFHGMSIDCIDNHQPNSDGRRKAYNSDITYGTNNEFGFDYLRDNMVTSPSELVQRELNFAIVDEVDSVLVDDARTPLIISGPVPQGDRQEFDVLKPSIDRIVEVQKKTVSAIFNEAKKLIAAGNTKEGGFKLLQAYRGLPKNRQLIKFLSESGNRALLQKVEAQYMQDNNRDMPIVDKDLYFVIEEKNNQVDLTDKGVEYMSQGNSDPNFFVLPDIGTEIAEVEAKNLSKEDEFEAKERLFADFAEKSERVHTMSQLLKAYTLFEKDDEYVVIDGEVKIVDEQTGRIMEGRRYSDGLHQAIEAKENVKIEAATQTFATITLQNYFRMYNKLAGMTGTAETEAGELWEIYKLDVVVIPTNRPILRHDRQDLVYKTNREKYNAVIEEVEKLTAAGRPVLVGTTSVEISQLLSKALQLRKIPHQVLNAKLHKKEAEIVAGAGQPGVVTIATNMAGRGTDIKLSKEVKDAGGLAIIGTERHDSRRVDRQLRGRAGRQGDPGSSQFYVSLEDNLMRLFGSERIAKMMDRMGHKEGEVIQHSMISKSIERAQKKVEENNFGTRKRLLEYDDVMNKQRDVIYKRRKNALFGDHLKYDITNMIFDVANSIVAKGKATGNYKDFEYEIIKTFTMESPVSQNDFNNKNVQDLTNILFKAAQEDYQMKLNLLKEKSFPIIENVYQNQGSMFKMIQVPFTDGHKTMTIVADLKEAYETHCESLVNDFEKNITLSIIDENWKLHLREMDDLRRSSQGAVYEQKDPLVIYKQESFHLFSEMIDKLNKEIISFLYKGEIPA
- a CDS encoding GDP-mannose 4,6-dehydratase — translated: MTYLVTGGSGFIGSHLIEQLLRNGHSVINIDNFDSFYSYQVKIKNTLESIGEIPNFEFSDKETDIQHLISLTKSDQYSLYYQDIRDLKGLETIFKNHSIDMVIHLAALAGVRPSIERPLEYEEVNVRGTMNLWELCKEFNIRKFICASSSSVYGNNEKIPFAETDNVDNPISPYAATKKSGEILGHVYHNLYHIDMIQLRFFTVYGPRQRPDLAIHKFTRLISEGTEIPFYGDGNTARDYTYIDDIIDGILKSILYLENHSGVYEILNLGENQVVPLSEMVTTIENALGKSATKKILPMQPGDVTKTNADITKAKTLIGYQPATDFQNGIKKFVEWFLRKRH